The Eurosta solidaginis isolate ZX-2024a chromosome 4, ASM4086904v1, whole genome shotgun sequence genome includes a window with the following:
- the LOC137249775 gene encoding UPF0585 protein CG18661 isoform X1, with amino-acid sequence MVVVQFTVPTLKLGKDFRVLSLTEYSICVYFSRIFIQMYGFPIILRRCSTKRTHPTADRNCKPISEAFLQQVDLRGIHLKLLEISAGYGQHAGYLAPLTPNITFYTSEYDRSMFSSIKGYAADCATKNIREPWFIDISKHPNEWVKQYGLKNESFDYLLNINMLHITPWSCAIGLFQNAGYLLKPNGKLFTYGAYIINGVLEPQSNINFDKYLRSCNSDWGIRDVADLKKLGVEYKIELLATVDMPSNNKFLIWQKRI; translated from the coding sequence GTTCTGTCATTAACTGAGTATTCAATTTGTGTatatttttctcgaattttcatTCAAATGTATGGCTTTCCGATTATTTTACGACGTTGCAGTACTAAGCGGACTCATCCAACTGCAGATCGCAACTGTAAACCCATATCTGAAGCGTTTTTACAACAAGTGGACTTGAGGGGTATtcatttaaaattacttgaaatatCAGCAGGATATGGGCAGCATGCAGGATATTTGGCACCTCTTACTCCTAATATAACATTCTATACCTCAGAATACGATAGAAGCATGTTTAGTAGTATCAAAGGCTATGCTGCCGATTGTGCTACCAAGAATATTCGGGAACCTTGGTTTATTGATATATCTAAACACCCTAATGAGTGGGTTAAGCAATACGGTTTAAAAAATGAATCATTTGATTATCTCTTGAATATAAATATGTTACACATAACTCCATGGTCTTGTGCGATAGGACTTTTTCAGAACGCTGGATATTTACTCAAACCAAATGGCAAGTTGTTTACATATGGAGCTTATATAATCAATGGTGTACTGGAACCGCAAAGTaatataaattttgataaatatttaagAAGCTGCAATTCCGATTGGGGCATTCGCGATGTTGCTGATTTGAAAAAATTAGGTGTAGAATACAAAATCGAACTACTTGCGACAGTCGATATGCCATCGAACAACAAATTTCTTATTTGGCAGAAAAGGATATAA
- the LOC137249775 gene encoding UPF0585 protein CG18661 isoform X3, with translation MSTKRTHPTADRNCKPISEAFLQQVDLRGIHLKLLEISAGYGQHAGYLAPLTPNITFYTSEYDRSMFSSIKGYAADCATKNIREPWFIDISKHPNEWVKQYGLKNESFDYLLNINMLHITPWSCAIGLFQNAGYLLKPNGKLFTYGAYIINGVLEPQSNINFDKYLRSCNSDWGIRDVADLKKLGVEYKIELLATVDMPSNNKFLIWQKRI, from the coding sequence TACTAAGCGGACTCATCCAACTGCAGATCGCAACTGTAAACCCATATCTGAAGCGTTTTTACAACAAGTGGACTTGAGGGGTATtcatttaaaattacttgaaatatCAGCAGGATATGGGCAGCATGCAGGATATTTGGCACCTCTTACTCCTAATATAACATTCTATACCTCAGAATACGATAGAAGCATGTTTAGTAGTATCAAAGGCTATGCTGCCGATTGTGCTACCAAGAATATTCGGGAACCTTGGTTTATTGATATATCTAAACACCCTAATGAGTGGGTTAAGCAATACGGTTTAAAAAATGAATCATTTGATTATCTCTTGAATATAAATATGTTACACATAACTCCATGGTCTTGTGCGATAGGACTTTTTCAGAACGCTGGATATTTACTCAAACCAAATGGCAAGTTGTTTACATATGGAGCTTATATAATCAATGGTGTACTGGAACCGCAAAGTaatataaattttgataaatatttaagAAGCTGCAATTCCGATTGGGGCATTCGCGATGTTGCTGATTTGAAAAAATTAGGTGTAGAATACAAAATCGAACTACTTGCGACAGTCGATATGCCATCGAACAACAAATTTCTTATTTGGCAGAAAAGGATATAA
- the LOC137249775 gene encoding UPF0585 protein CG18661 isoform X2, which translates to MYGFPIILRRCSTKRTHPTADRNCKPISEAFLQQVDLRGIHLKLLEISAGYGQHAGYLAPLTPNITFYTSEYDRSMFSSIKGYAADCATKNIREPWFIDISKHPNEWVKQYGLKNESFDYLLNINMLHITPWSCAIGLFQNAGYLLKPNGKLFTYGAYIINGVLEPQSNINFDKYLRSCNSDWGIRDVADLKKLGVEYKIELLATVDMPSNNKFLIWQKRI; encoded by the coding sequence ATGTATGGCTTTCCGATTATTTTACGACGTTGCAGTACTAAGCGGACTCATCCAACTGCAGATCGCAACTGTAAACCCATATCTGAAGCGTTTTTACAACAAGTGGACTTGAGGGGTATtcatttaaaattacttgaaatatCAGCAGGATATGGGCAGCATGCAGGATATTTGGCACCTCTTACTCCTAATATAACATTCTATACCTCAGAATACGATAGAAGCATGTTTAGTAGTATCAAAGGCTATGCTGCCGATTGTGCTACCAAGAATATTCGGGAACCTTGGTTTATTGATATATCTAAACACCCTAATGAGTGGGTTAAGCAATACGGTTTAAAAAATGAATCATTTGATTATCTCTTGAATATAAATATGTTACACATAACTCCATGGTCTTGTGCGATAGGACTTTTTCAGAACGCTGGATATTTACTCAAACCAAATGGCAAGTTGTTTACATATGGAGCTTATATAATCAATGGTGTACTGGAACCGCAAAGTaatataaattttgataaatatttaagAAGCTGCAATTCCGATTGGGGCATTCGCGATGTTGCTGATTTGAAAAAATTAGGTGTAGAATACAAAATCGAACTACTTGCGACAGTCGATATGCCATCGAACAACAAATTTCTTATTTGGCAGAAAAGGATATAA